From Nerophis lumbriciformis linkage group LG11, RoL_Nlum_v2.1, whole genome shotgun sequence, one genomic window encodes:
- the star2 gene encoding steroidogenic acute regulatory protein, mitochondrial has product MLPAVVKLCCGISYPHLRSLAGLQRTAMAVIGQEISHLQRCGHVPQRMRTLAGLTHDDHQRVNGEVLAAKGEHQAFVQKGHEAMTKALGVLEQKDGWKVEITEGNGDVIYSKVVQGSRKVFRLEVILDADLEELYDILFARVEEMHQWNPSIQQIKVLKRVGPETMVTHEVSAQTAGNLIGRRDFLSVRHSCKRKSRIYLGGGAIQLEAFPPQAGFVRAEDGPTCMVIEALGDGSTQRSRFTWLVNMDVKGWIPKSIVNQALPRAQLDFTRHLRRRLTAGAPLG; this is encoded by the exons gacttCAGCGCACGGCTATGGCGGTCATAGGTCAGGAGATCTCTCACCTGCAGCGGTGCGGACACGTGCCACAGCGCATGAGGACGCTTGCCGGTTTGACCCACGACG ACCACCAAAGAGTCAACGGGGAGGTTCTGGCAGCGAAAGGCGAGCATCAGGCATTCGTGCAGAAAGGCCATGAGGCCATGACGAAGGCTCTCGGCGTGCTGGAGCAGAAAGACGGATGGAAAGTGGAGATTACAGAG GGCAACGGAGATGTGATCTACAGCAAAGTGGTCCAAGGATCCAGGAAGGTGTTCCGGCTCGAAGTGATCCTGGATGCCGACCTGGAGGAGCTCTATGACATCCTGTTTGCCAGAGTGGAGGAGATGCACCAGTGGAACCCGAGCATCCAACAAATCAAA GTTCTCAAGCGAGTCGGTCCGGAAACGATGGTCACGCACGAGGTGTCGGCGCAGACAGCGGGAAATCTGATTGGTCGGAGGGACTTCCTGAGCGTGAGGCACAGCTGCAAGCGAAAGTCCCGCATTTATTTGGGAGGGGGCGCCATTCAGCTGGAGGCCTTCCCACCGCAGGCGGGCTTTGTCAG AGCCGAGGACGGGCCCACGTGCATGGTCATTGAGGCGCTGGGCGACGGGTCGACACAAAGGAGTCGCTTCACGTGGCTCGTCAACATGGACGTGAAG GGCTGGATTCCCAAGTCAATTGTCAATCAGGCCTTGCCTCGAGCTCAGCTGGATTTCACCAGGCACCTTCGCAGGCGCCTCACAGCCGGCGCCCCTCTGGGCTGA